In Streptomyces rapamycinicus NRRL 5491, the genomic stretch CGGTCCAGCAGATACAGCAGCGCCGGAGCGCCGATCAGCGAGGTGACGACCCCGACCGGCAGTTCCTGCGTGTCCATGGCCGTGCGGCACACGAGGTCGACCACCACCAGCAGCAGCGCGCCGAAGAGCGCCGACAGGGGCAGCAGGCGACGGTGGTCACCGCCGACGACCAGACGGCAGACGTGGGGGACCATGAGCGCGACGAAGGCGATGGCCCCGGAGACCGCGACGAGGACGCCGGTGAGCAGGCTGGTGACCGCGAACAGCTCACGGCGCAGCCGTACGACGTCGATGCCGAGCCCGGCGGCCGTCTCATCACCCATCAGCAGCGCGTTGAGCCCTCGGGCCCGGGCCTGGAGCAGCAGCAGGACCGCCGGAACCGCCACCGCGGGGGCGGCCAGCAGGGGCCAGCTCGCGCCGCTCAGGCTGCCCATGAGCCAGAACAGCACACTGTGCGTCTGCTGCTCGTCCCCGGCCTGGAGGACGAGGTAGCTGGTGAAGCCGGACAGGAACTGCCCGATGGCCACCCCGGCGAGCACCAGTCTGAGCGGCGCGAATCCCCCGCCGCGCCGGGCCACCACCCAGACGAGGGCGAAGGTGGCCAGGGCTCCCGCGAACGCGGCACCGGACAGGCCGAGGCCCAGAGCGCCCCCGGTGCCGAGGCCGAGGACGATGGCGGCTACGGCGCCGAGGGAGGCGCCGTTGGAGACGCCCAGGAAGTACGGGTCGGCCAGTGGGTTGCGGACGAGGGCCTGCATCGCCGTACCGACCAGACCGAGCCCGGCACCCACCAGCGCGGCCAACAGGGCGCGGGGCAGGCGCAGTTGCCAGACGATCAGATCGTTCGTGCCGGGCCTGGGGGCATGGCCGGTCAGCCTGCGCCACACCACGCTCCACACCTCACCCGGCGGGATCGACGTGGAGCCCCAGGCGACCGCCGCTGTGAGGGCCGCGAGCAGCGCGACCGCGAGGAGCAGCGCCAGCGGCCCGGCGGGCACGGAACGCCGCGTGCGCGCGGGGGCCTCGGTGGCGCCATCGGTGGCGCCCTTCCTGCTCACCGTGGTGTCGAGCACGGTCAGCCGACCTTGCCCGGGTAGAGGGTCTTGGCGATCTTCTGGACGGTGTCGGCGTTCTCGACGCCGGCGATGGTGGTCTGCTCGGAACCGATGCGCAGGAAGTGGCCTTCCCTGACGGCCTTCAGGCCCTTGGTGGCGGAGTTCGACTCGAGCCACTTCCGCGCCTCGTCGAACGCCTTCTCGTTCGCCGCCCGGCTGCCCCGGTTACGGACGCCCAGCTGGATCCAGTCCGGGTTCCTGGAAATGACGTCCTCCCAGCCGACCTGCTTGTAGTCGCCGTCGCAGTCGGCGAAGACATTGCGGGCACCGGCCAGAGTGATCACCGCATTGGCGACCTGCCTCTCGCAGACGGCGGTGGGCTGCTTGGTACCGGCGTCGTAGTCGAAGAAGAAGTACGTCGGCCGCTCGTCCTCCGCCGTCCTGCCGACCGCTTTCCGGACGGCGTCCACCTTCTCCTTCATGCCGCCGACGAGTTCCTTCGCCTTCGCGCTCGTACCGGTGACCGCGCCGAGGGAGGTGATGTCGGCCTCCACCGCGGACAACTCGGTCAGCGCGCGCTTGTTCCGCGCCGCACAGGCGGTGGACTTGAGGTAGATGTGTTTGATCCCGGCCGCCTTGTACTCCTCCTCCGTCGGAGCGTCGCCCATGCCGCCGCCCATGTTCATCGAGGCGAAGGTGTCGATGTACACATCCGCCCCGGAGCCGAGGAGCTTCTCCTTCGGGATCACGGATTGGGCGAGCACCTTCACCTTCCGCGCCCGCGCGTCGAGTTCACCGGGCAGCGTGCCCTCACCGGGCGGGAAACCGGTGCCGAGCACCTTGTCGCCGGCGCCCAGGCGGAGCAGCAGCTCCAGGCTGGAGGCGTTGCTGGTGACGATCTTCTCGGGGGCCTTCGAGAACGTGGTCTCGGCGCCCGCGCAGTCGGTGACGGTGACCGGGTAGTCGCCGGTGGTGGGCTTCTCGGCGCCGGCACTCGCCTTGTCGCCGTCCCCACTGCCGCTGCCGCCTCCGTCGCCACAGCCCGCCACGAGGAGGCCGCCCAGCACGACGGCCGTCGTACCCCACCACACACGAGAACGCATCGAAACACTCCTGGATCCACTTGGTACACGGGGAGGGAACGTCGCCCCGGTTCAGTAGTCGTGGCGGATCCGGCATCGGTTCCCGCCCACGCGTCGAACGGGGACGGGGCCGCCTTTTCGCGGACCCGTCCCCGGGGGCGGGCGGTCTGTCGAGGGGTGCGCGCTCCGCCGTACCGGAGGCAGCATGCTCGGAAACGGCTGGGTGCGGGGCAGCGTGGCATTTGGCGTACGACCTCGCGGGCGGCGCCGTGAGCTTCCCCCAAGGTGCCGGGCCCATGTCCAGGGTCTTGGTAGCTTTACCGAGTGAGCCTGGGCTGCGGCAGCGTCGAGGGAGGCACGCGGCACCGCCTCCCGCGCCCGCCCTGCCACATGCCACCATCACCCCGCGTCCGCCCCGCGCCGCCGACCCCATTGCCCGCATCACCCTCCGAAAGGCACCCCATGAGCCAGCCTTCCGCCGGTCCGATCGTCGAGCGGATGGATGCCCGGCATCGATACGAGATCCTCGTCGACGGTGAGCGCGCCGGCCTGACCGCCTACCGCGACCGCGGTGAGCAGCGCGTCTTCCATCACACGGAGGTCGGCGACGCGTTCGCCGGGCAGGGCCTGGCCGCGCTGTTGGTCCAGCGGGCACTCGCCGACGTACGCGGCTCCGGGAAGCGGATCGTGCCCGTCTGCTCGTACGTGGCCAAGTTCGTAAAGAAGCACGGTGAGTTCGCCGACATCACCGACCCCGTGACCCCCGATGTCCTGCGATGGCTGGAAGCGGAGCTGGACTGACCGCTGAGGAGGGCGCACCAGCGGCCGGAGGGCGCACCATCCGCCGGGTGCGGGGCCCTGGCGCCGCTGCGCGTCTGCACCTGAAGGCTGAATCACCTCGGATGCGGCCGGACCCGTTCCCGGGTCCGGCACCCGAACATCCGGTGACCCCCGTACGGCTCCGTGGCATGACGACTCTCGCCCTGCCCGGCAGCCGGCCGGTGGTCAGCTGCCGGTGGACCGGACGGTGCTCATGATCTTCTTGAGCTGGGCGTCCGTCAGCGCCTTCGGAACTCCCTGGTCCGCGTAGATCACCCAGCCGTGCATCGTCCCGTCGGGGAGCTTCTGCGCGACGCTGTGCACGACGGCCTTCGGCGGAACGCAGGAGCTCGGGCGGTTGGTGACGGTGACCTGGGCGGTCGCG encodes the following:
- a CDS encoding FecCD family ABC transporter permease, producing the protein MSRKGATDGATEAPARTRRSVPAGPLALLLAVALLAALTAAVAWGSTSIPPGEVWSVVWRRLTGHAPRPGTNDLIVWQLRLPRALLAALVGAGLGLVGTAMQALVRNPLADPYFLGVSNGASLGAVAAIVLGLGTGGALGLGLSGAAFAGALATFALVWVVARRGGGFAPLRLVLAGVAIGQFLSGFTSYLVLQAGDEQQTHSVLFWLMGSLSGASWPLLAAPAVAVPAVLLLLQARARGLNALLMGDETAAGLGIDVVRLRRELFAVTSLLTGVLVAVSGAIAFVALMVPHVCRLVVGGDHRRLLPLSALFGALLLVVVDLVCRTAMDTQELPVGVVTSLIGAPALLYLLDRRLGSGS
- a CDS encoding GNAT family N-acetyltransferase: MSQPSAGPIVERMDARHRYEILVDGERAGLTAYRDRGEQRVFHHTEVGDAFAGQGLAALLVQRALADVRGSGKRIVPVCSYVAKFVKKHGEFADITDPVTPDVLRWLEAELD
- a CDS encoding ABC transporter substrate-binding protein; the protein is MRSRVWWGTTAVVLGGLLVAGCGDGGGSGSGDGDKASAGAEKPTTGDYPVTVTDCAGAETTFSKAPEKIVTSNASSLELLLRLGAGDKVLGTGFPPGEGTLPGELDARARKVKVLAQSVIPKEKLLGSGADVYIDTFASMNMGGGMGDAPTEEEYKAAGIKHIYLKSTACAARNKRALTELSAVEADITSLGAVTGTSAKAKELVGGMKEKVDAVRKAVGRTAEDERPTYFFFDYDAGTKQPTAVCERQVANAVITLAGARNVFADCDGDYKQVGWEDVISRNPDWIQLGVRNRGSRAANEKAFDEARKWLESNSATKGLKAVREGHFLRIGSEQTTIAGVENADTVQKIAKTLYPGKVG